A window of Plasmodium brasilianum strain Bolivian I chromosome 8, whole genome shotgun sequence contains these coding sequences:
- a CDS encoding hypothetical protein (Plasmodium exported protein) has protein sequence MEQKNKFLFFNIIAIFIFLSWVYYFNNENPFNISLNENCRHRKKLDTKIYRLLAKYKRNKDSSVVFVKVKVPIKEEYAEKDVFNKDEVSRRKNNQLGKHIYNNIGDYELSRENNSSVCTRRDPHFGKRIYDHIYYKNHVRFATNNDFNFLKSSKNRKINMLRALFIIYLPIVLLNIAMIDFSSWTLRDIIPEDWKIPIIILIYILPMVFMPLAIFICRKLEKYDKMLYIKSKMYNRKYRPLTNIGF, from the exons atggaacaaaaaaataagtttctcttttttaatataattgctatctttatttttttaagttggGTATACTATTTTAACAATGAA aaccCATTTAACATATCTTTGAATGAAAACTGCAGACATcgtaaaaaattagatacaaaaatttatagatTACTTGCAAAATATAAACGGAATAAGGATTCAAGTGTTGTATTTGTTAAAGTAAAGGTTCCAATTAAAGAAGAATATGCAGAAAAAGATGTATTTAACAAGGATGAAGTAtcaagaagaaaaaataatcagttaggtaaacatatatataataatattggaGACTATGAACTATCTAGGGAAAATAATTCTTCTGTATGCACAAGAAGAGATCCACATTTtggaaaaagaatatatgaccatatatattataaaaatcatGTTAGGTTTGCTACGAATAAcgattttaactttttaaaaagtagtaaaaatagaaaaataaatatgttacgtgctttatttattatatatctacCCATTGTATTACTAAATATTGCTATGATAGATTTTAGTAGTTGGACACTTAGAGATATAATTCCAGAAGATTGGAAGATaccaataattatattaatatatatattgcctATGGTGTTTATGCCATTGGCTATTTTTATCTGTAGGAAGcttgaaaaatatgataaaatgttatatataaaaagtaaaatgtataataggAAATATCGTCCTTTAACTAATATaggtttttaa